A single genomic interval of Kogia breviceps isolate mKogBre1 chromosome 6, mKogBre1 haplotype 1, whole genome shotgun sequence harbors:
- the ALB gene encoding albumin isoform X3 encodes MNEVTELAKTCAADESAANCDKSLHTLFGDKLCTVASLRETYGEMAGCCEKQEPERNECFLKYKDDNPDLPKLKPDPDTLCAEFKENEQKFWGKYLYEIARRHPYFYAPELLFYAHQYKGVFAECCQAADKGACLIPKLETVREEVLASSAKQRLKCTSIQKFGERALKAWSVALLSQKFPKADFAEVSKIVTDLTKIHKECCHGDLLECADDRADLAKYICENQATISTKLKECCDKPLLEKSHCIAEVKKDELPENLPPLAADFAEDKEVCKNYNEAKDVFLGTFVYEYARRHPEYSVSLLLRIAKGYETTLEDCCAKDDPPACYATVFEKLQPLVEEPQNLIKQNCELFEKLGEYPFQNALIVRYTKKVPQVSTPTLVEVSRNLGRVGSKCCKHPESERMSCAEDYLSLVLNRLCVLHEKTPVSERVTKCCTESLVNRRPCFSALTVDETYEPKAFDEKTFTFHADLCTLPENEKQIKKQIALVELVKHKPKVTEEQLKTVMENFVAFVDKCCAADAKEACFALEGPKLVVSTREAIA; translated from the exons atgaatgaagtAACTGAGCTTGCAAAAACATGCGCTGCTGATGAGTCAGCTGCAAATTGTGACAAGTCACTT cacactCTCTTTGGAGATAAACTGTGTACAGTTGCATCCCTTCGTGAAACCTATGGTGAAATGGCCGGCTGCTGTGAGAAACAAGAGCCTGAGAGAAATGAATGCTTCCTGAAATACAAAGATGATAATCCAGACCTCCCTAAGTTGAAACCAGACCCTGATACTTTGTGTGCCGAGTTTAAGGAAAACGAACAGAAGTTTTGGGGAAA atACCTATATGAAATTGCCAGAAGACACCCCTACTTTTATGCCCCAGAACTCCTTTTCTATGCTCATCAATATAAAGGAGTTTTTGCAGAATGCTGCCAAGCTGCTGATAAAGGTGCCTGCCTGATACCAAAG CTTGAGACTGTGAGAGAAGAAGTACTGGCTTCATCTGCCAAACAGAGACTCAAATGTACCAGTATTCAAAAATTCGGAGAAAGAGCTCTAAAAGCATG gtCAGTAGCTCTCCTGAGCCAGAAATTTCCCAAGGCTGATTTTGCAGAGGTTTCCAAGATAGTGACAGATCTCACGAAAATCCACAAGGAATGCTGCCACGGCGACCTACTTGAATGTGCAGATGACAGG GCGGATCTTGCCAAGTATATATGTGAAAATCAAGCTACAATCTCCACTAAACTGAAGGAGTGCTGTGATAAGCCTCTGTTGGAAAAATCCCACTGCATTGCTGAGGTGAAAAAAGATGAGTTGCCTGAAAATCTGCCCCCATTAGCTGCTGATTTTGCTGAAGATAAGGAAGTTTGCAAAAACTATAATGAAGCAAAAGATGTCTTCCTGGGCAC GTTTGTGTATGAATATGCGAGAAGGCATCCTGAGTACTCTGTCTCATTGCTGTTGAGAATTGCCAAGGGATATGAAACCACACTGGAGGATTGCTGTGCCAAAGATGATCCTCCTGCATGCTATGCCACAGTG tttgagaAACTTCAGCCTCTTGTGGAAGAGCCTCAGAATTTAATTAAACAAAACTGTGAACTTTTTGAAAAACTTGGAGAGTATCCATTCCAAAATGC GCTCATCGTTCGTTACACCAAGAAAGTACCCCAAGTGTCAACTCCAACTCTCGTGGAGGTCTCAAGAAACCTAGGAAGAGTGGGCTCTAAGTGTTGTAAGCATCCTGAATCAGAAAGAATGTCCTGTGCTGAAGACTAT CTGTCCTTGGTGCTGAACCGGTTGTGCGTGTTGCACGAGAAGACACCAGTGAGCGAAAGAGTTACCAAATGCTGCACGGAGTCCTTGGTGAACAGACGGCCATGCTTTTCTGCCCTGACAGTCGATGAAACATATGAACCCAAAGCCTTTGATGAGAAAACATTCACCTTCCATGCAGATTTATGCACACTTCCCGAGAATGAGAAACAAATCAAGAAACAAAT TGCACTTGTTGAGCTGGTGAAACACAAACCCAAGGTAACAGAAGAACAACTGAAAACTGTTATGGAGAATTTTGTAGCTTTTGTAGACAAGTGCTGTGCAGCTGATGCAAAAGAGGCCTGCTTTGCTCTGGAG ggTCCAAAACTTGTTGTTTCAACTCGAGAAGCCATAGCCTAA
- the ALB gene encoding albumin isoform X1, whose product MKWVTSISLIFLFSSAYSRGVFRRDTHKSEIAHRFNDLGEENFKGLVLIAFSQYLQQSPFDEHVKLMNEVTELAKTCAADESAANCDKSLHTLFGDKLCTVASLRETYGEMAGCCEKQEPERNECFLKYKDDNPDLPKLKPDPDTLCAEFKENEQKFWGKYLYEIARRHPYFYAPELLFYAHQYKGVFAECCQAADKGACLIPKLETVREEVLASSAKQRLKCTSIQKFGERALKAWSVALLSQKFPKADFAEVSKIVTDLTKIHKECCHGDLLECADDRADLAKYICENQATISTKLKECCDKPLLEKSHCIAEVKKDELPENLPPLAADFAEDKEVCKNYNEAKDVFLGTFVYEYARRHPEYSVSLLLRIAKGYETTLEDCCAKDDPPACYATVFEKLQPLVEEPQNLIKQNCELFEKLGEYPFQNALIVRYTKKVPQVSTPTLVEVSRNLGRVGSKCCKHPESERMSCAEDYLSLVLNRLCVLHEKTPVSERVTKCCTESLVNRRPCFSALTVDETYEPKAFDEKTFTFHADLCTLPENEKQIKKQIALVELVKHKPKVTEEQLKTVMENFVAFVDKCCAADAKEACFALEGPKLVVSTREAIA is encoded by the exons ATGAAGTGGGTGACTTCTATTTCCCTTATCTTTCTCTTTAGCTCTGCGTATTCCAGGGGTGTGTTTCGTCGCGATACAC aCAAGAGTGAGATTGCTCATCGGTTTAATGATTTGGGAGAAGAAAATTTCAAAGGCCt GGTGCTGATTGCCTTTTCTCAGTATCTTCAGCAGAGCCCATTTGATGAGCAtgtaaaattaatgaatgaagtAACTGAGCTTGCAAAAACATGCGCTGCTGATGAGTCAGCTGCAAATTGTGACAAGTCACTT cacactCTCTTTGGAGATAAACTGTGTACAGTTGCATCCCTTCGTGAAACCTATGGTGAAATGGCCGGCTGCTGTGAGAAACAAGAGCCTGAGAGAAATGAATGCTTCCTGAAATACAAAGATGATAATCCAGACCTCCCTAAGTTGAAACCAGACCCTGATACTTTGTGTGCCGAGTTTAAGGAAAACGAACAGAAGTTTTGGGGAAA atACCTATATGAAATTGCCAGAAGACACCCCTACTTTTATGCCCCAGAACTCCTTTTCTATGCTCATCAATATAAAGGAGTTTTTGCAGAATGCTGCCAAGCTGCTGATAAAGGTGCCTGCCTGATACCAAAG CTTGAGACTGTGAGAGAAGAAGTACTGGCTTCATCTGCCAAACAGAGACTCAAATGTACCAGTATTCAAAAATTCGGAGAAAGAGCTCTAAAAGCATG gtCAGTAGCTCTCCTGAGCCAGAAATTTCCCAAGGCTGATTTTGCAGAGGTTTCCAAGATAGTGACAGATCTCACGAAAATCCACAAGGAATGCTGCCACGGCGACCTACTTGAATGTGCAGATGACAGG GCGGATCTTGCCAAGTATATATGTGAAAATCAAGCTACAATCTCCACTAAACTGAAGGAGTGCTGTGATAAGCCTCTGTTGGAAAAATCCCACTGCATTGCTGAGGTGAAAAAAGATGAGTTGCCTGAAAATCTGCCCCCATTAGCTGCTGATTTTGCTGAAGATAAGGAAGTTTGCAAAAACTATAATGAAGCAAAAGATGTCTTCCTGGGCAC GTTTGTGTATGAATATGCGAGAAGGCATCCTGAGTACTCTGTCTCATTGCTGTTGAGAATTGCCAAGGGATATGAAACCACACTGGAGGATTGCTGTGCCAAAGATGATCCTCCTGCATGCTATGCCACAGTG tttgagaAACTTCAGCCTCTTGTGGAAGAGCCTCAGAATTTAATTAAACAAAACTGTGAACTTTTTGAAAAACTTGGAGAGTATCCATTCCAAAATGC GCTCATCGTTCGTTACACCAAGAAAGTACCCCAAGTGTCAACTCCAACTCTCGTGGAGGTCTCAAGAAACCTAGGAAGAGTGGGCTCTAAGTGTTGTAAGCATCCTGAATCAGAAAGAATGTCCTGTGCTGAAGACTAT CTGTCCTTGGTGCTGAACCGGTTGTGCGTGTTGCACGAGAAGACACCAGTGAGCGAAAGAGTTACCAAATGCTGCACGGAGTCCTTGGTGAACAGACGGCCATGCTTTTCTGCCCTGACAGTCGATGAAACATATGAACCCAAAGCCTTTGATGAGAAAACATTCACCTTCCATGCAGATTTATGCACACTTCCCGAGAATGAGAAACAAATCAAGAAACAAAT TGCACTTGTTGAGCTGGTGAAACACAAACCCAAGGTAACAGAAGAACAACTGAAAACTGTTATGGAGAATTTTGTAGCTTTTGTAGACAAGTGCTGTGCAGCTGATGCAAAAGAGGCCTGCTTTGCTCTGGAG ggTCCAAAACTTGTTGTTTCAACTCGAGAAGCCATAGCCTAA
- the ALB gene encoding albumin isoform X2, whose protein sequence is MTCSAYSRGVFRRDTHKSEIAHRFNDLGEENFKGLVLIAFSQYLQQSPFDEHVKLMNEVTELAKTCAADESAANCDKSLHTLFGDKLCTVASLRETYGEMAGCCEKQEPERNECFLKYKDDNPDLPKLKPDPDTLCAEFKENEQKFWGKYLYEIARRHPYFYAPELLFYAHQYKGVFAECCQAADKGACLIPKLETVREEVLASSAKQRLKCTSIQKFGERALKAWSVALLSQKFPKADFAEVSKIVTDLTKIHKECCHGDLLECADDRADLAKYICENQATISTKLKECCDKPLLEKSHCIAEVKKDELPENLPPLAADFAEDKEVCKNYNEAKDVFLGTFVYEYARRHPEYSVSLLLRIAKGYETTLEDCCAKDDPPACYATVFEKLQPLVEEPQNLIKQNCELFEKLGEYPFQNALIVRYTKKVPQVSTPTLVEVSRNLGRVGSKCCKHPESERMSCAEDYLSLVLNRLCVLHEKTPVSERVTKCCTESLVNRRPCFSALTVDETYEPKAFDEKTFTFHADLCTLPENEKQIKKQIALVELVKHKPKVTEEQLKTVMENFVAFVDKCCAADAKEACFALEGPKLVVSTREAIA, encoded by the exons ATGACTTG CTCTGCGTATTCCAGGGGTGTGTTTCGTCGCGATACAC aCAAGAGTGAGATTGCTCATCGGTTTAATGATTTGGGAGAAGAAAATTTCAAAGGCCt GGTGCTGATTGCCTTTTCTCAGTATCTTCAGCAGAGCCCATTTGATGAGCAtgtaaaattaatgaatgaagtAACTGAGCTTGCAAAAACATGCGCTGCTGATGAGTCAGCTGCAAATTGTGACAAGTCACTT cacactCTCTTTGGAGATAAACTGTGTACAGTTGCATCCCTTCGTGAAACCTATGGTGAAATGGCCGGCTGCTGTGAGAAACAAGAGCCTGAGAGAAATGAATGCTTCCTGAAATACAAAGATGATAATCCAGACCTCCCTAAGTTGAAACCAGACCCTGATACTTTGTGTGCCGAGTTTAAGGAAAACGAACAGAAGTTTTGGGGAAA atACCTATATGAAATTGCCAGAAGACACCCCTACTTTTATGCCCCAGAACTCCTTTTCTATGCTCATCAATATAAAGGAGTTTTTGCAGAATGCTGCCAAGCTGCTGATAAAGGTGCCTGCCTGATACCAAAG CTTGAGACTGTGAGAGAAGAAGTACTGGCTTCATCTGCCAAACAGAGACTCAAATGTACCAGTATTCAAAAATTCGGAGAAAGAGCTCTAAAAGCATG gtCAGTAGCTCTCCTGAGCCAGAAATTTCCCAAGGCTGATTTTGCAGAGGTTTCCAAGATAGTGACAGATCTCACGAAAATCCACAAGGAATGCTGCCACGGCGACCTACTTGAATGTGCAGATGACAGG GCGGATCTTGCCAAGTATATATGTGAAAATCAAGCTACAATCTCCACTAAACTGAAGGAGTGCTGTGATAAGCCTCTGTTGGAAAAATCCCACTGCATTGCTGAGGTGAAAAAAGATGAGTTGCCTGAAAATCTGCCCCCATTAGCTGCTGATTTTGCTGAAGATAAGGAAGTTTGCAAAAACTATAATGAAGCAAAAGATGTCTTCCTGGGCAC GTTTGTGTATGAATATGCGAGAAGGCATCCTGAGTACTCTGTCTCATTGCTGTTGAGAATTGCCAAGGGATATGAAACCACACTGGAGGATTGCTGTGCCAAAGATGATCCTCCTGCATGCTATGCCACAGTG tttgagaAACTTCAGCCTCTTGTGGAAGAGCCTCAGAATTTAATTAAACAAAACTGTGAACTTTTTGAAAAACTTGGAGAGTATCCATTCCAAAATGC GCTCATCGTTCGTTACACCAAGAAAGTACCCCAAGTGTCAACTCCAACTCTCGTGGAGGTCTCAAGAAACCTAGGAAGAGTGGGCTCTAAGTGTTGTAAGCATCCTGAATCAGAAAGAATGTCCTGTGCTGAAGACTAT CTGTCCTTGGTGCTGAACCGGTTGTGCGTGTTGCACGAGAAGACACCAGTGAGCGAAAGAGTTACCAAATGCTGCACGGAGTCCTTGGTGAACAGACGGCCATGCTTTTCTGCCCTGACAGTCGATGAAACATATGAACCCAAAGCCTTTGATGAGAAAACATTCACCTTCCATGCAGATTTATGCACACTTCCCGAGAATGAGAAACAAATCAAGAAACAAAT TGCACTTGTTGAGCTGGTGAAACACAAACCCAAGGTAACAGAAGAACAACTGAAAACTGTTATGGAGAATTTTGTAGCTTTTGTAGACAAGTGCTGTGCAGCTGATGCAAAAGAGGCCTGCTTTGCTCTGGAG ggTCCAAAACTTGTTGTTTCAACTCGAGAAGCCATAGCCTAA